From Bacillota bacterium, a single genomic window includes:
- the smc gene encoding chromosome segregation protein SMC — KALTVDFDEVAVTRRLYRTGESEYYINRVGVRLRDINELFMNTGLGRDGYSIIGQGKISDVLTAKSEDRRLILEEAAGISKYRYRKQESEKKLSVTEENLSRVRDILHELEERVEPLRIQSEKARKFLDLREERKQLEINVWLDSIDKTKDEKEELDNKYHMTKDSLDLLQDENESSEREMDECSAAMQECNLLVEQLQNSIRDKEEEAASLQSERAVTVNDIEHHKERLARIKESIEQGQLRFKEFEDQIASKRSSMESIKQDIDKKEQELSDIVSESERRLSEQSDITETLEKVRAQMTVMTGEATDAKIKLASFESSIENAAARLNTIENELAEREALRNDKEKELLGINEQLEDVAERISGNSNIISGYQRKLEARKSKLDELNAKQRALDNSVMEKSQRIRLLTDMEKHYEGFTSSVKVVMREAERGRLRGVCGPVSELIKVEGAYTLAIETALGGAVQHIVVEREEDAKAAILMLKNENGGRSTFLPLSAVRGSGFNETGVDRCEGFVGIASSLLTYDSKYENVFKSLLGRTVVVEHIDNAIAMARRFGYRFKIVTLDGQVVNAGGSMTGGSQVRGSGVLSRKNEIETLNIELVKLKSQAGEVASEADKLAVETASISASLDGAVAENNVAREQQLRLEGEAGQYKMLLDTLNDSVEALQNERKSINLQNETAQKQADELSALINATEQELSRLEGEYETLSGSHEEALKNREQLQTRISDGKFEIAALKKDVEMLEAGISDILRQKELFSSELGTIQQETETINANIEDLNNKITQLDGEALKLQENISNFREDIKKANEKRDLNEKRIAEIRKSSKDMVSRREGLIRELTRLEGKKASLETEYDNIISRLWEEYELTLTDSYALRTELENPAAAAKRIAEIKNKMKSLGDVNVGAIEEYKTVNERYEFLKTQVDDLEKAKSELTRIIESLTEEMKKIFSEQFKAINEQFGRVFIELFGGGNAKLELSDPGNVLESGIDIAIQPPGKIIKNLSALSGGEQAFVAIALYFAIMVVKPSPFCILDEIEAALDDVNVSRFAGYLEKMARTSQFICVTHRRGTMEHAGILYGVTMQESGVTKLLTINVADVEKHFGNTL; from the coding sequence ACAAAGCGCTTACGGTGGATTTTGATGAAGTCGCTGTAACCAGGCGCTTATACAGAACAGGTGAAAGTGAATATTACATAAACCGTGTCGGCGTTCGCCTTCGTGATATTAACGAGCTTTTTATGAATACGGGGCTTGGCAGAGATGGTTATTCTATAATCGGGCAAGGCAAGATTTCAGATGTTCTGACAGCTAAAAGCGAGGACAGGAGACTGATACTTGAAGAGGCGGCAGGTATCTCGAAATACCGTTATCGCAAACAGGAATCTGAAAAAAAGCTTTCTGTAACAGAGGAAAATTTATCACGTGTGCGTGATATACTTCATGAACTGGAAGAACGCGTTGAACCGCTTCGCATACAATCCGAAAAAGCCCGTAAGTTTCTTGATCTCCGGGAAGAAAGAAAACAGCTTGAAATAAACGTTTGGCTGGACAGCATTGATAAGACAAAAGATGAAAAAGAAGAGCTGGACAATAAATATCATATGACAAAGGACAGCCTTGACCTTTTGCAGGACGAAAACGAGTCGAGCGAGCGCGAAATGGACGAATGCTCCGCAGCGATGCAGGAGTGCAATCTGCTTGTTGAACAGCTTCAAAACAGCATAAGAGATAAAGAGGAAGAAGCGGCGTCACTGCAGAGTGAACGGGCAGTTACAGTAAACGATATCGAACATCACAAAGAGCGCTTAGCCAGAATAAAGGAAAGCATCGAACAAGGACAGCTGAGGTTTAAAGAGTTTGAGGATCAGATCGCTTCAAAGCGGTCATCGATGGAGTCGATAAAACAGGATATCGATAAGAAGGAACAGGAACTTTCAGATATAGTCAGCGAAAGCGAGCGGCGCTTGTCCGAACAGTCGGATATAACCGAGACGCTTGAAAAAGTGCGTGCACAGATGACTGTCATGACCGGAGAGGCCACAGATGCAAAAATAAAACTTGCCTCCTTCGAGAGCAGTATTGAAAATGCGGCGGCACGTCTTAACACTATAGAAAATGAACTCGCTGAGCGTGAGGCTTTGCGTAATGATAAAGAAAAAGAACTGCTGGGGATAAACGAACAGCTTGAAGACGTTGCAGAGCGCATTTCCGGCAATTCAAACATAATATCGGGTTATCAGCGAAAGCTTGAAGCCCGCAAGTCAAAACTTGATGAGCTGAACGCGAAACAGCGCGCGCTTGATAACTCTGTGATGGAAAAGAGCCAGAGGATAAGGCTTTTAACAGACATGGAAAAACATTATGAAGGCTTTACTTCAAGTGTCAAGGTCGTTATGAGGGAGGCCGAACGCGGGCGCCTCCGCGGGGTCTGCGGTCCAGTAAGCGAGCTAATCAAGGTCGAGGGTGCTTACACGCTTGCTATAGAGACTGCCCTTGGCGGCGCGGTGCAGCATATCGTTGTTGAACGTGAGGAAGACGCAAAAGCGGCCATTCTAATGCTCAAAAACGAAAATGGCGGGCGTTCGACATTTTTACCGCTTTCGGCTGTGAGGGGCAGCGGGTTTAATGAAACCGGAGTTGACAGATGCGAGGGCTTTGTCGGTATTGCATCGTCGCTGCTGACCTATGACAGTAAGTATGAAAACGTTTTTAAAAGTCTTCTCGGGAGAACGGTTGTTGTTGAACATATTGACAACGCAATTGCAATGGCAAGACGATTCGGTTACCGATTCAAGATCGTGACGTTAGACGGTCAGGTCGTGAACGCAGGTGGCTCAATGACCGGCGGCTCTCAGGTTCGGGGCAGCGGCGTGCTGTCAAGGAAAAATGAAATTGAAACTCTTAATATAGAACTTGTTAAACTTAAATCTCAGGCGGGTGAAGTCGCATCTGAGGCGGACAAGCTTGCAGTTGAAACTGCTTCGATTTCGGCAAGTCTCGACGGCGCTGTTGCCGAAAACAATGTTGCCCGTGAACAGCAGCTGAGACTTGAGGGCGAAGCTGGACAGTATAAAATGCTGCTTGATACGCTGAACGATTCGGTGGAGGCGCTTCAAAACGAGAGAAAAAGCATCAATTTGCAGAATGAAACTGCACAAAAACAGGCAGATGAACTTTCTGCGCTGATTAATGCCACAGAACAGGAACTGTCAAGACTTGAAGGCGAGTATGAGACGCTTTCTGGCAGCCATGAGGAAGCGCTTAAAAATCGCGAACAGCTTCAAACGAGGATTTCAGACGGTAAATTCGAGATAGCTGCTCTTAAAAAAGATGTTGAGATGCTTGAAGCCGGAATTTCAGATATTCTGCGTCAAAAAGAGCTTTTTAGCTCAGAATTGGGAACAATACAGCAAGAGACTGAAACCATCAATGCAAATATCGAAGATCTTAATAATAAAATCACACAGCTTGATGGCGAAGCACTGAAACTGCAGGAAAACATATCAAATTTCAGAGAAGACATCAAGAAGGCTAATGAAAAACGTGATCTTAATGAAAAGCGGATCGCTGAAATACGCAAAAGCAGCAAAGATATGGTATCACGGCGTGAAGGGCTTATCAGAGAGCTTACGAGACTTGAAGGGAAAAAGGCTTCGCTTGAGACGGAGTATGACAACATCATTTCAAGGCTTTGGGAAGAATACGAGCTTACGCTTACAGACAGCTACGCCCTGCGCACAGAGCTTGAAAATCCGGCGGCCGCGGCAAAACGTATCGCCGAGATAAAAAATAAGATGAAAAGTCTCGGAGATGTCAATGTCGGGGCAATCGAGGAATACAAAACTGTAAACGAGCGTTATGAGTTCTTAAAAACGCAGGTTGACGATCTTGAAAAAGCTAAATCAGAACTCACCCGGATAATCGAAAGCCTCACTGAAGAGATGAAAAAAATCTTCTCTGAACAGTTCAAGGCGATTAACGAGCAGTTTGGCCGCGTATTTATTGAACTTTTCGGAGGCGGAAATGCCAAGCTGGAATTATCAGATCCGGGAAACGTTCTCGAATCAGGCATAGATATAGCTATACAGCCTCCAGGCAAAATAATAAAGAATTTAAGCGCATTGTCAGGCGGCGAGCAGGCATTTGTTGCTATCGCACTGTATTTTGCTATAATGGTCGTGAAGCCGTCACCATTCTGCATACTGGACGAGATAGAGGCGGCACTTGACGATGTAAATGTAAGCAGGTTTGCGGGATATCTTGAAAAGATGGCGCGCACATCCCAGTTTATCTGCGTGACGCATAGACGAGGCACGATGGAGCATGCGGGAATATTATACGGTGTGACGATGCAGGAGAGCGGCGTGACAAAACTTTTGACGATAAATGTTGCCGATGTTGAAAAGCATTTCGGCAATACATTATAA
- the ftsY gene encoding signal recognition particle-docking protein FtsY, whose translation MGFFEKIKQGLAKTKQGIMGQVDSMLRSFVKIDEDFFEELEELLIMADVGIETSEEIIERLRDKVKDERETNSEAVKEFLKEIVSDMLRDEEGMHLSTKPSVILVVGVNGVGKTTSIGKIANLYKQQGKKVILGAADTFRAAAAEQLCIWADRAGCDIVHQKEGTDPAAVVFDTISAGKSRGVDIIICDTAGRLHNKKNLMDELGKMIRVIDRELPDADKEILLVCDATTGQNGLNQAKEFKNVAPLTGIILTKLDGTAKGGIVVAIKHELDIPIRFVGVGEQMDDLQEFVPEEFANALFEGQDSDNE comes from the coding sequence ATGGGTTTTTTTGAAAAGATAAAACAAGGGCTTGCAAAAACAAAGCAGGGAATCATGGGGCAGGTCGACAGCATGCTCCGCTCATTTGTAAAAATAGATGAAGATTTTTTCGAAGAACTTGAAGAACTGCTGATAATGGCGGACGTCGGCATAGAAACAAGCGAAGAGATAATAGAACGGCTGCGTGACAAGGTCAAGGACGAAAGAGAGACGAACAGCGAGGCGGTCAAGGAATTTCTTAAAGAGATAGTAAGCGATATGCTCCGTGATGAAGAGGGCATGCATCTGTCGACAAAACCGTCGGTGATCCTTGTGGTTGGAGTAAACGGTGTAGGTAAAACAACGTCGATCGGCAAGATCGCAAATCTATATAAACAGCAGGGCAAAAAAGTCATTCTTGGCGCTGCGGATACTTTCAGGGCTGCTGCCGCTGAACAGCTGTGCATTTGGGCTGACCGTGCCGGCTGCGACATTGTACACCAAAAAGAAGGCACTGATCCTGCCGCCGTCGTTTTCGATACGATTTCAGCAGGAAAAAGCCGTGGCGTGGATATCATAATCTGCGACACTGCAGGAAGACTGCATAATAAGAAAAATCTTATGGACGAGCTTGGCAAGATGATACGTGTTATTGACCGTGAACTGCCAGATGCCGATAAGGAAATACTGCTTGTATGCGATGCAACTACCGGTCAGAATGGACTAAATCAGGCAAAAGAGTTCAAAAACGTCGCTCCGCTGACGGGCATTATTCTTACTAAGCTTGACGGCACAGCGAAAGGCGGAATTGTGGTTGCAATAAAACACGAGCTTGATATCCCGATACGTTTTGTCGGCGTAGGCGAGCAGATGGATGATCTGCAGGAGTTTGTGCCTGAAGAGTTTGCAAACGCTCTGTTTGAAGGGCAGGACAGCGATAATGAATAG
- a CDS encoding XTP/dITP diphosphatase has product MNRPLTIVAATSNKGKLRELRQLLSGLDITVLSMAEAGVSADIEETGTTFEENAMLKAEGVMRLCGLPTFADDSGLSVDALNGAPGVYSARYAGENATDRDRTLKLLDAVKDIPDEKRGAHFVSAIAFASPDGKSFTVTGKCFGVITREIQGENGFGYDPIFLVPEYNKTFGQMPDEIKNKISHRAEAMRLFLQKIKEYI; this is encoded by the coding sequence ATGAATAGACCTTTGACAATAGTCGCTGCAACATCAAATAAAGGCAAGCTGCGTGAACTGCGCCAGCTTTTATCCGGTCTTGATATTACGGTGCTGTCAATGGCGGAAGCGGGCGTAAGCGCGGATATTGAGGAAACGGGAACTACTTTCGAGGAAAACGCTATGCTTAAGGCGGAAGGAGTCATGAGGCTTTGCGGACTTCCGACCTTTGCGGACGATTCAGGACTTTCGGTGGACGCATTAAACGGTGCTCCCGGTGTTTACTCCGCTCGTTACGCGGGTGAGAACGCGACGGACAGGGATAGAACCTTAAAACTCCTTGACGCTGTAAAGGATATTCCAGATGAAAAACGTGGCGCGCACTTCGTATCTGCGATAGCATTCGCCTCTCCAGACGGCAAGAGTTTTACTGTTACAGGAAAATGCTTTGGAGTCATCACCAGAGAAATACAGGGCGAAAACGGGTTTGGATATGATCCAATTTTCCTTGTGCCGGAATATAACAAAACTTTTGGGCAGATGCCCGACGAGATTAAAAACAAAATAAGCCACAGAGCTGAGGCAATGAGGCTTTTCCTTCAAAAAATCAAAGAATATATTTAA
- the yhbY gene encoding ribosome assembly RNA-binding protein YhbY — MLTSKQRATLRSMANGIDTIFQIGKGGINDNLYIQVNEALEARELIKLRVLETSLVSAREAAADVAEHCGAEIVQVIGTRFVLYKESKNKKTINI; from the coding sequence ATGCTGACAAGTAAACAAAGGGCAACTCTGCGCTCAATGGCAAACGGAATCGATACTATTTTTCAGATCGGCAAAGGCGGTATAAACGATAATCTGTATATTCAGGTGAACGAGGCGCTTGAAGCACGGGAACTTATTAAGTTGCGTGTCCTGGAGACATCTCTGGTTTCCGCGAGAGAGGCTGCTGCGGATGTTGCTGAACACTGCGGCGCAGAGATTGTACAGGTTATCGGCACACGGTTTGTGCTTTATAAAGAGTCAAAAAATAAAAAGACAATCAATATATAA
- the nadD gene encoding nicotinate (nicotinamide) nucleotide adenylyltransferase, giving the protein MAKIGIYGGTFNPPHFGHVNLAKNAIKALELDKLLIIPTALPPHKSADESVEQSERLEMTRIAFEEVKDAVVSDIELRRGGISYTIDTLNEIKRLVGPEDKLYLLMGSDMFNMIEKWRQFKDIFKLCTIAVFERENGDTKLSEYVLYIKEKYNADIVFIEAPVIEMSSENIRTMLRCGCNMGHVLPYKLAQYIADKNVYLPELEVMLSEVLSRKRFLHSVSVRDESIKLARIYNVDIAKAALAGLLHDITKEKTYDEQLQLCKEFGIILSTVEKNAPKLLHAKTGAYYIREKLGIDDEDIFAAVYYHTTGRAGMSPLEEVIFLADFIEPLRDFDGVDSIRQYAYTDLNKAIVTACDISIDEVRNNNMTVHENTLSARAYYAGRNNML; this is encoded by the coding sequence ATGGCTAAAATAGGTATTTATGGGGGAACTTTTAATCCGCCTCATTTCGGGCATGTAAATCTGGCTAAGAATGCGATTAAGGCGCTTGAGCTTGACAAGCTTTTGATTATTCCAACAGCGCTGCCGCCACATAAATCTGCTGATGAATCAGTTGAACAGTCGGAGAGGCTCGAAATGACGCGCATTGCATTTGAAGAGGTAAAAGATGCTGTTGTATCCGATATTGAGCTTAGAAGGGGCGGCATCAGTTACACGATCGATACGCTGAATGAAATTAAACGCTTGGTGGGACCCGAAGATAAGCTTTATCTCTTGATGGGTTCGGATATGTTCAATATGATTGAGAAATGGAGACAGTTCAAAGATATATTCAAGCTTTGCACTATTGCGGTGTTTGAGCGGGAAAACGGCGATACTAAGCTTTCTGAATATGTTTTGTATATAAAAGAAAAATACAATGCAGACATAGTGTTTATTGAAGCGCCGGTCATTGAGATGTCTTCCGAAAATATACGAACAATGTTGCGCTGCGGATGCAATATGGGGCATGTCCTTCCTTACAAACTTGCGCAGTACATTGCAGACAAGAACGTATATCTGCCTGAGCTTGAAGTAATGCTGAGTGAGGTTTTGTCAAGAAAGAGATTTTTACATTCGGTATCAGTCAGGGATGAATCCATAAAACTTGCGCGTATTTATAATGTTGATATTGCTAAGGCTGCTCTAGCGGGACTTCTACATGATATAACTAAGGAAAAAACATATGACGAGCAGTTGCAACTTTGTAAAGAGTTTGGTATAATTTTATCAACTGTGGAAAAAAACGCCCCGAAACTTTTACACGCTAAAACAGGTGCGTATTACATTAGGGAAAAACTTGGCATTGACGATGAAGATATCTTTGCCGCTGTGTATTATCATACGACGGGCCGAGCCGGAATGAGTCCGCTCGAAGAGGTTATATTTCTTGCCGATTTTATAGAACCGCTGCGTGATTTTGATGGAGTGGACAGTATAAGACAATATGCTTATACTGATCTTAACAAAGCAATTGTGACCGCCTGCGACATTTCAATCGATGAGGTTAGAAATAACAACATGACTGTTCATGAGAACACGCTTAGCGCAAGGGCATATTATGCCGGAAGGAACAACATGCTATGA